The Candidatus Woesearchaeota archaeon genome window below encodes:
- the hisS gene encoding histidine--tRNA ligase encodes MDITIPKGTKDLTPEEMITRQHVFLVLQGLFESYGYNPLETPCLERVDVLASKYTGGSEILKETFKLKDQGGRDLGLRYDLTVPLARYITMHPNVKLPFKRYQMGPVFRDGPIKAGRMRQFWQCDVDVVGTTSMIADAELLALTEQAFTTLGILVSIKVNNRKLLDGLLVEAGVPKSLLEVTILSIDKLAKIGEAGVKEELQRHQLTPAMMQRIFSLFSVTAKEPLAMLDELSGKLKDEQGKQGIHELRELFCFADFFGIKSLVLDVTLARGLAYYTSTVFEAFVPDGTFQSSLAGGGRYDEMIGNLLGTKQAYPAVGISFGIEPISLVMQQQHGIKKSVVQVYVIPIGTMAASVRIVQELRQQDIHVDIALGKKGVSRHLEYADSYQIPYVILVGEDELQKQKVKLRDMRTGKEQLLNVKDVVKLVTHTA; translated from the coding sequence ATGGACATTACCATACCTAAAGGAACAAAGGATCTTACCCCTGAAGAGATGATTACCCGGCAGCATGTTTTTCTTGTGCTCCAGGGTTTGTTTGAATCGTATGGGTACAATCCGCTTGAAACACCGTGTCTTGAGCGCGTTGATGTTTTGGCATCAAAATATACTGGTGGCTCAGAAATTTTGAAAGAGACTTTTAAACTCAAGGATCAAGGTGGCAGAGATTTAGGTTTGCGTTATGATCTTACGGTTCCTCTTGCGCGTTATATTACCATGCATCCGAACGTGAAATTGCCCTTCAAACGTTATCAGATGGGACCTGTTTTTCGGGATGGACCCATTAAAGCAGGAAGGATGCGACAGTTCTGGCAGTGTGATGTTGATGTGGTTGGTACCACGAGTATGATTGCTGATGCAGAGCTCTTGGCATTAACTGAGCAAGCCTTTACAACGCTTGGTATTTTGGTTTCCATAAAAGTGAACAACCGTAAACTCTTGGACGGGCTTTTGGTAGAGGCAGGGGTTCCAAAGTCTCTGTTAGAGGTTACCATTCTTAGTATTGATAAACTAGCCAAGATTGGTGAGGCTGGCGTCAAAGAAGAACTACAGCGTCATCAATTGACACCAGCAATGATGCAGCGGATATTTTCTTTATTTTCAGTAACTGCAAAAGAACCATTGGCAATGTTAGATGAACTTTCTGGAAAGTTAAAAGATGAACAAGGAAAGCAGGGAATTCATGAACTTCGTGAATTGTTTTGTTTTGCTGACTTCTTTGGCATCAAATCTCTTGTCCTTGATGTAACGCTTGCTCGGGGCTTGGCGTACTACACGAGTACGGTTTTTGAGGCTTTTGTTCCTGATGGAACCTTCCAGAGTTCCTTAGCAGGTGGTGGTAGGTATGATGAGATGATTGGTAACCTTTTAGGAACCAAGCAAGCGTATCCTGCGGTTGGTATTTCATTTGGTATTGAACCAATCTCACTGGTCATGCAGCAGCAACATGGTATAAAGAAAAGCGTTGTGCAGGTTTATGTTATCCCCATAGGAACTATGGCAGCCTCGGTTCGTATTGTCCAGGAATTACGTCAACAGGATATTCATGTAGACATTGCACTCGGCAAAAAAGGAGTGAGTAGACACTTAGAGTATGCAGACAGTTACCAGATCCCGTATGTTATTCTTGTTGGTGAAGACGAGCTTCAAAAGCAAAAAGTAAAGTTACGTGACATGAGGACAGGAAAAGAACAATTGTTGAATGTTAAGGACGTGGTAAAGTTAGTTACGCATACTGCATGA
- a CDS encoding AIR carboxylase family protein has product MQTPDVLIIFGSSSDNKVYNKILHCCAKEHIAAKLIVASAHKSPLLLGRILEKEQGYNAIIAGAGLAAHLPGVVAAKTIRPVIGVPCHGNYHGLDALLSVHQMPAGVPVLGRGVDGGTDLTDLQCIFQQYEQVVLSGETTHERVTACTDILQQFGVPFSIRNRETEAIAPLSLIIHFSPLSSFTFVKNASKQLVINVPLHEQATAQDALSLLKLTEKGFWVGLNRAENAALAAIEVMSMTGKYDQQLHAYRRKLAEAFEK; this is encoded by the coding sequence ATGCAAACACCTGACGTTCTCATTATTTTTGGTTCTTCTTCTGATAATAAGGTCTATAACAAGATACTTCATTGCTGCGCGAAAGAACATATTGCGGCAAAACTTATCGTGGCATCTGCCCATAAATCACCATTGTTGTTGGGTAGAATTCTTGAGAAAGAGCAAGGATACAACGCAATCATTGCAGGTGCAGGGCTAGCTGCACACTTGCCTGGTGTTGTGGCAGCAAAAACCATACGCCCGGTCATTGGCGTTCCGTGTCATGGAAATTACCATGGCCTAGATGCACTCCTTTCTGTCCATCAAATGCCTGCAGGTGTTCCTGTTCTTGGTCGTGGCGTAGATGGTGGTACTGATCTTACTGATCTGCAGTGTATTTTCCAGCAGTATGAGCAGGTGGTGTTGTCTGGAGAAACAACACATGAACGAGTAACCGCATGTACTGACATACTTCAGCAATTTGGTGTGCCATTTTCAATAAGAAACCGAGAAACTGAGGCAATAGCTCCTCTATCATTGATCATTCATTTCTCACCATTGTCTTCATTTACTTTCGTGAAAAATGCATCCAAGCAGTTGGTTATCAATGTTCCGCTGCATGAGCAAGCAACAGCACAAGATGCTCTTTCACTTCTAAAACTGACTGAGAAGGGATTTTGGGTCGGTCTTAACCGAGCAGAAAATGCTGCTCTGGCTGCAATCGAAGTGATGAGCATGACTGGAAAATATGACCAGCAGCTTCATGCCTATCGAAGGAAATTAGCAGAAGCATTTGAGAAATGA
- a CDS encoding right-handed parallel beta-helix repeat-containing protein — MITVLTITAEIDTVDRNGNEGLQDGIHEKKILQQNAYQQFSEVLPSKAILPQKNGVCNRHDRDILPPFNSNADNDTERIYSSVDEIQQRKLTTNIINLQIDLEDEHDANILPKLLEMLQSEKVLVTFFFTTDFMQAYPEAITTIMDDGHSIGLLITEDISLMSYERQETFMAQKLAVLTEVTSFPSEKIVKHIKIKLLTQNADTYLLMKKMDVQYLTSQFNDPALCEINDGELQGSCGYCQALKGKITHVYPTVYGFWAVPVSSISMSSEGSEDKIVPLMQEEIAGTFFDTVYQTYKTTVATQEHVALRFITASLKASEAITEKEEFHELTVNVRASGGLIKPFQEGLLLSDEQNDISSLNITGGPRGICGSQNITGGSNNTFDITVEYTNALYCPTYYFRIYGKLPEEQEWDLLGEYQEFSSLGTHSFTQTVTTPPLVSNSTHYEVMVVGQDCKDGPCWPTPISYQMKSSAEIPLYDFQIINISIEGTSSKNNPETGNIVTLSANLKGAPYALVSWTVESVGSRLTTSPHGSSKAHQNLPIAPQNTGNPLKYTPNIDTHGAKTVIAKVTWKQANVTCQQEMEKNALLYFKKDGSDYNAFNGDPNWFGYWSLHDDQAVTAEGFDHQNGYFKYDPGYNGWGYTNFQSISLGKQAPLGCGKNGGFFSFPSMGISIDHTGSDCVSLTLGHETTHVDVYNNWLPGGIWNGRPDTDCDGIPDIEEASLQGFDPNSPDSSQGNYFISGSTTVHFLKPDPNHPCAGSRVKSVDGEIYADLKGQVLHSTYSRDWAQPGKQSIPAYRRISQETGNNATFTGLFRDFGLDTNLNQLFDVLTLDAGVDVRSAGNYSFEALLVDQKGQKFGAQPLLIYLEEGNQTIQLSFDGQALRKANVNGTLNATVRLFGDNLEETTTINTGTYQAVQFEWLPAEILGITQETTPDQNTNSLYDSLILSVDVDVHEQGMYTLRGFLADGVSVAEQTATLLPGVSTINLTFAGVSLRASRSNGPYQLGLVSLTNELFTEVDVAYDIYETLAYQYTSFEMPRVEFRSKPLEFGVDLNANRLYDILRLKTTVAVNRSGTYFFSAHLWNKNAIPISLATKTKSLSAGTQSVDLDFNGFAISNSKRHGPYQIVSLTVSDTNGSILNEYPLPINTTSYLYSDFDAFGKISGFTLYNKTPVENVEVSVSGPIITSAQSDVSGRYVIENLPEGTYTLTAYPHPESNLYPTTKTDYFVSSGQERVLNFSLSAAGSVKGKVTDQNGSPVVGIFLYEDVFEPPQYPTNVTGEYIIPYLPAGSTTIKIAEGTWYILVNGEYFGIGDGVLVDILAKNTTIVEFTQQLPANCTDADNDSFFGGCSILPDCDDTDPSIIGLRDDLYLNHNVTLCTDGYSLDDDGTLGIIRFNATGITLNCNGSIIRSIRLEEGTGIYTQKDNSKIEGCTFVNYDVGIGADYAQNISLSLNTLIGNDEGISLYRSDGYIVQNLTLYYNDVSMTIESSDDGLVTKSNFTTNNQGIDLSSSNRVMILSNRFDNVNMDLLIDVYSQQTVVGGNGFFGKGVIDDSGSTNYCAMPNYFAPGANVPYGAQVCGCTDADGDTTYAYNVSCTLGNDCDDTNASIIGLNDDLYINRNSVLCSANYSIKDQGVGGVFILNTSGITLDCNGSSIIGQNQDGYGMYVERKSNITIKGCTFQNYRKGILAESTSNILFLLNTLTGNYQGLSLDNADRFVVQNLTAIGNNYGIDLSYSDSGTITKSEFTNNNYYGIDINSGSQITVLSNYFDNPAVDLFIEAYVERATVGGNGFYGGGIYDDSGSTDYCTQRNYFAPGANVPYDAQICGCTDNDGDGTYAYNISSCIIGNDCDDTNASIIGLKDDFYLNQDVILCRGNYTLEDNVASGILIFNATGITLDCNGSTIKTRDPGDGVGISIYRKGNASVRGCTLSNFAIGISGDSADNISLSSTTIKNFGGSTGVDIDSSSKFSIRNVTVTGDFYTGINIYYSDNGSVIDNTIAGSNDYGTGIELYDVSQIVMKRNNLTGNDVGIGLTVVDRAIIEANEIYGNSEGIDVWYLLTNSRIVNNNLYDNVYYNFVNEDSRDITAENNWWGTTTRGIIVLSIYDYYDDSGLGIVDFEPYLSAPYNPFIKKQECYFENNTITC, encoded by the coding sequence ATGATTACTGTTCTTACTATCACTGCTGAAATTGATACTGTTGACCGGAATGGAAATGAAGGACTACAAGACGGAATCCACGAAAAAAAGATTCTCCAACAAAATGCCTACCAACAATTTTCAGAAGTCTTACCCTCGAAAGCTATATTGCCTCAAAAAAACGGAGTATGTAACAGACATGACAGAGACATTCTTCCTCCTTTCAACAGCAACGCTGACAACGACACAGAAAGAATCTATAGCTCAGTAGATGAAATACAGCAAAGAAAGTTAACAACAAATATCATAAATCTCCAAATTGATCTTGAAGATGAACATGATGCGAATATATTACCAAAACTCTTAGAGATGCTGCAGTCAGAAAAGGTATTAGTAACATTTTTCTTCACGACTGATTTTATGCAGGCATATCCCGAAGCAATCACAACAATTATGGATGATGGACATTCTATTGGTTTACTTATTACTGAAGATATCTCATTGATGAGCTATGAAAGACAAGAAACGTTCATGGCTCAGAAACTAGCAGTGTTAACAGAAGTTACATCGTTTCCATCAGAGAAGATCGTGAAGCATATAAAAATTAAGTTATTAACACAGAATGCAGACACCTACCTTTTAATGAAAAAAATGGATGTTCAGTATCTTACGAGTCAGTTTAATGATCCTGCACTCTGTGAAATCAATGATGGAGAACTCCAAGGAAGTTGTGGATATTGTCAAGCACTTAAGGGAAAGATTACGCATGTTTATCCAACGGTTTATGGATTCTGGGCAGTACCAGTATCTTCAATATCAATGTCCTCTGAAGGAAGCGAAGATAAAATAGTTCCACTCATGCAAGAAGAAATAGCTGGCACCTTCTTCGATACTGTCTACCAAACCTATAAAACAACCGTCGCGACGCAAGAACACGTTGCACTGCGATTTATTACTGCATCACTGAAAGCATCTGAAGCAATAACAGAAAAAGAAGAGTTTCATGAATTGACGGTGAATGTCAGGGCATCAGGAGGGCTGATTAAGCCATTTCAAGAAGGCCTTCTCCTGTCAGATGAGCAAAATGATATTTCCTCACTCAATATCACCGGTGGACCACGAGGAATCTGTGGTAGTCAAAATATCACTGGAGGGAGTAACAATACCTTTGACATAACTGTTGAATACACAAATGCACTGTACTGCCCAACCTATTATTTTCGTATCTATGGAAAACTCCCGGAAGAACAAGAATGGGATCTTTTAGGCGAATATCAAGAATTTTCCTCACTCGGAACGCACAGTTTTACGCAGACTGTTACGACACCACCTCTTGTGTCCAACAGTACACATTACGAAGTTATGGTCGTTGGCCAAGACTGTAAAGATGGTCCCTGTTGGCCAACACCAATTTCCTACCAGATGAAAAGTTCAGCAGAAATACCCTTGTATGATTTTCAAATAATTAATATTAGTATTGAAGGAACAAGCAGCAAAAATAATCCAGAAACAGGAAACATTGTTACGCTTTCAGCAAACCTAAAAGGAGCGCCCTATGCATTAGTAAGTTGGACTGTTGAATCAGTGGGAAGCAGATTGACAACCTCACCTCATGGATCCAGTAAAGCTCACCAAAATTTACCTATAGCTCCACAAAACACCGGTAACCCTCTCAAATATACGCCGAACATTGATACTCATGGTGCAAAAACAGTTATAGCCAAAGTAACGTGGAAACAAGCTAATGTTACCTGTCAGCAAGAAATGGAAAAAAATGCCCTTTTGTATTTCAAAAAGGATGGAAGTGATTATAATGCATTTAATGGTGATCCCAATTGGTTTGGGTATTGGTCACTGCATGATGATCAAGCAGTTACTGCTGAGGGCTTTGATCACCAAAATGGGTATTTTAAATATGATCCCGGCTATAATGGGTGGGGATATACTAATTTTCAAAGTATATCGTTAGGTAAACAAGCACCGCTTGGATGTGGAAAAAATGGTGGTTTTTTTTCCTTTCCTAGCATGGGGATTTCTATAGATCATACAGGCTCAGATTGTGTTTCGTTAACCCTCGGGCATGAAACAACGCATGTTGATGTGTATAACAACTGGCTTCCTGGCGGGATTTGGAACGGAAGACCGGATACAGACTGTGATGGAATTCCTGACATTGAAGAAGCAAGTTTGCAGGGTTTTGATCCGAATTCTCCAGATTCTTCTCAAGGAAATTATTTTATCAGTGGAAGTACGACCGTCCATTTTCTCAAACCAGATCCTAATCATCCATGTGCAGGAAGTAGGGTTAAATCAGTAGATGGAGAGATTTATGCTGATCTAAAAGGCCAGGTCTTGCATAGCACCTACAGTCGAGACTGGGCACAGCCAGGGAAACAATCCATACCTGCTTATCGAAGAATATCACAAGAAACAGGAAATAATGCAACCTTTACTGGCTTATTCCGAGATTTTGGTCTCGATACCAACCTTAACCAATTATTTGACGTTCTCACCCTCGACGCTGGAGTTGATGTTAGGTCAGCAGGAAACTACTCTTTTGAGGCTTTACTCGTAGACCAGAAAGGACAAAAGTTTGGTGCACAGCCTTTGTTGATTTACTTGGAAGAAGGTAACCAAACCATTCAATTATCATTTGATGGACAAGCCCTACGAAAGGCAAACGTTAATGGAACCCTTAACGCAACAGTCCGCTTATTCGGTGATAATCTTGAAGAGACCACTACGATCAACACGGGAACATATCAAGCCGTACAGTTCGAATGGTTACCGGCTGAAATCCTCGGTATAACACAAGAGACTACACCTGATCAGAATACTAACTCGCTTTATGACTCGCTTATTCTTAGCGTTGATGTTGATGTGCATGAACAAGGGATGTATACACTTCGAGGCTTTTTAGCTGACGGTGTTAGTGTTGCAGAGCAAACAGCGACACTCTTACCCGGAGTTAGCACTATTAACTTAACCTTCGCTGGAGTATCACTAAGAGCTTCAAGAAGCAATGGACCCTATCAATTAGGACTAGTAAGCCTTACTAATGAACTGTTTACTGAAGTGGACGTTGCCTATGATATCTACGAAACCTTGGCTTATCAGTACACCTCGTTTGAAATGCCTCGAGTTGAGTTTAGAAGTAAACCACTGGAATTCGGTGTTGATCTTAACGCAAATAGATTGTATGATATCTTACGGCTGAAAACAACAGTTGCTGTTAACCGTTCAGGAACTTACTTTTTTTCTGCTCATCTTTGGAATAAAAATGCTATACCTATCTCTCTAGCAACAAAGACCAAAAGTTTATCAGCAGGAACGCAATCTGTTGATCTTGATTTTAATGGATTTGCTATTAGTAACTCAAAACGTCATGGACCTTATCAAATTGTTTCGTTAACCGTTTCAGACACTAATGGTAGTATCCTCAATGAATACCCTTTACCTATTAACACAACATCCTATCTTTATTCGGACTTTGATGCCTTTGGTAAGATTAGTGGATTCACCTTGTATAACAAAACTCCGGTAGAGAATGTTGAGGTAAGTGTGAGTGGTCCAATAATAACCTCAGCTCAGTCTGATGTATCTGGGAGATATGTTATCGAGAATCTTCCTGAGGGTACTTACACCCTTACTGCGTATCCTCATCCAGAATCTAATCTATATCCAACAACAAAGACAGATTACTTTGTGTCTTCGGGACAGGAACGTGTACTTAACTTTTCACTGAGTGCAGCAGGAAGCGTCAAAGGTAAAGTCACTGATCAAAATGGTTCTCCGGTAGTAGGTATTTTTCTCTATGAAGATGTTTTTGAGCCTCCACAATATCCTACTAATGTGACAGGGGAATATATTATTCCTTACTTACCTGCTGGTTCTACAACCATTAAAATTGCTGAAGGAACGTGGTACATCTTAGTGAATGGCGAATACTTTGGCATAGGGGATGGTGTTTTGGTTGATATCCTCGCGAAAAATACAACGATTGTTGAGTTTACCCAACAACTTCCAGCAAATTGTACTGACGCTGATAATGACAGTTTCTTTGGTGGCTGTTCTATTCTTCCAGATTGTGATGATACAGATCCATCGATCATTGGGCTTAGAGATGATTTATACCTTAACCACAATGTAACCTTATGCACCGATGGATACTCTCTTGATGATGATGGTACACTGGGAATTATACGGTTTAATGCCACTGGAATAACACTCAATTGTAATGGAAGCATTATCCGTAGTATACGACTAGAAGAAGGAACTGGGATCTACACGCAGAAAGATAATTCGAAGATTGAAGGTTGTACATTTGTGAATTATGATGTAGGAATTGGAGCCGACTATGCACAGAATATTTCATTGTCACTGAATACGCTTATAGGAAATGATGAAGGCATATCATTATATCGCTCAGATGGATATATTGTGCAAAACCTTACGTTGTATTATAACGATGTGAGCATGACTATCGAATCCTCAGATGATGGTCTTGTAACCAAAAGTAATTTCACTACGAATAATCAAGGGATTGATCTTTCTTCGAGCAACCGCGTTATGATTCTCTCCAATCGTTTTGATAATGTAAATATGGACCTTTTGATTGATGTTTATTCCCAACAAACGGTTGTCGGTGGGAATGGCTTTTTTGGTAAAGGTGTCATTGATGATTCGGGAAGCACGAATTATTGTGCAATGCCAAATTATTTTGCACCAGGTGCAAATGTCCCCTATGGCGCTCAGGTCTGTGGATGTACTGATGCTGATGGTGACACAACTTACGCTTACAATGTAAGCTGTACTCTCGGTAATGACTGCGATGATACCAATGCGTCAATCATTGGCCTTAACGATGATCTTTATATAAATCGTAATTCAGTTCTTTGTAGTGCAAACTACTCAATAAAGGATCAAGGGGTTGGTGGTGTGTTCATCCTCAATACAAGTGGTATTACCTTAGACTGTAATGGAAGTAGTATTATTGGTCAAAACCAGGACGGATATGGGATGTATGTAGAAAGAAAATCAAACATCACTATTAAAGGATGTACCTTTCAAAATTATAGGAAGGGGATTCTTGCAGAAAGCACGTCCAATATTTTGTTTCTCTTAAATACCCTTACAGGTAATTACCAAGGATTATCTTTGGATAATGCAGATCGATTCGTTGTGCAAAATCTTACTGCTATTGGTAATAATTATGGCATTGATCTTTCCTATTCAGATAGTGGAACAATAACCAAGAGCGAATTTACCAATAATAATTACTATGGAATTGATATTAATTCTGGAAGTCAAATAACTGTCCTTTCTAACTATTTTGATAATCCAGCTGTAGATCTCTTCATAGAGGCTTATGTTGAAAGAGCAACGGTTGGGGGTAATGGTTTCTATGGTGGTGGTATTTATGATGATTCGGGAAGCACTGATTATTGTACGCAAAGAAATTATTTTGCACCGGGTGCAAATGTCCCCTATGATGCTCAGATCTGTGGATGTACTGACAATGACGGTGATGGAACTTACGCTTACAATATCAGTTCATGTATTATTGGTAATGACTGCGATGATACTAATGCGTCGATCATTGGCCTTAAAGACGATTTTTACCTCAACCAGGATGTTATCCTATGCAGAGGAAATTACACTCTAGAAGATAATGTAGCCTCAGGGATTTTGATATTTAATGCAACTGGCATTACCCTTGATTGTAATGGCAGTACCATCAAGACCAGAGATCCAGGAGATGGAGTTGGTATCTCTATTTATAGAAAAGGAAATGCAAGTGTTAGAGGATGCACTCTCTCAAATTTCGCTATTGGAATCTCTGGAGACTCTGCAGATAATATTTCCCTTAGTTCCACTACTATTAAGAATTTTGGTGGGTCTACTGGTGTTGATATAGATTCGTCGTCTAAGTTCAGTATTCGCAATGTTACGGTAACCGGTGACTTTTATACGGGTATAAATATTTACTACTCAGATAATGGAAGCGTTATTGATAACACCATAGCGGGTAGCAATGACTACGGAACAGGAATAGAGCTTTATGATGTTTCACAGATCGTTATGAAACGTAATAACCTAACTGGAAATGATGTTGGGATAGGGTTAACAGTTGTTGATAGAGCTATTATTGAGGCAAATGAGATTTATGGAAACAGTGAAGGCATAGATGTATGGTATCTGCTCACCAATAGTAGAATAGTAAATAATAACCTCTATGATAATGTGTACTATAATTTTGTCAATGAGGATTCTAGAGATATAACTGCTGAAAATAATTGGTGGGGAACTACCACTCGTGGTATTATTGTATTATCCATTTATGATTATTATGATGACTCTGGTTTAGGCATTGTCGATTTTGAGCCATATTTGTCTGCACCGTACAACCCCTTCATCAAAAAGCAAGAATGTTATTTTGAAAACAATACTATTACCTGCTAA
- the gyrB gene encoding DNA topoisomerase (ATP-hydrolyzing) subunit B yields MSSSYRAEDIQVLGGIEAVRKRPGMYIGSTAEPGLHHLVYEVTDNSIDEALAGYCTKIVVIIHKDNAVTVIDDGRGIPVDIHPKFNKPALEIIMTKLHAGGKFEKGAYQVSGGLHGVGLSVVNALSKQCIIEIKRDGKTYRQTYAQGKAITELEVIGPAEGTGTKVTFYPDDEIFTVTTFNFDLLAKRMRELAYLNKGLNVRLKDERTGQELEFQYDGGIVEFVAYLNKNKKPFHELIHIEKEKNGVYIDLAMQYNEAYTENTLCFVNDINTVEGGTHLSGFKTALTRGLNSYLEKAKVGDDTKLSSDDVREGLSTVLALKVPNPQFEGQTKTKLGNSEIKGLVDSIVSQAFQQWLDEHPKDARLIVEKAYTAAKAREAAKKARELTRRKSALEGSSLPGKLADCSNRDPAQCEVYLVEGDSAGGSAKQGRNREFQAILPLRGKILNVEKARINKVLTSEEIVTIITALGTGIGEDFDLAKLRYHKVIIMCDADVDGQHITCLILTFFYRYMRLIIEGGNLYIAQPPLYKIKKGKDVYYVYSDAKKDALLKEIGEEGTVIQRYKGLGEMNPDQLWETTMDPVNRSLKQVTIGDAIEADQIFEILMGDEVDPRREFIEAHAKEVKNLDI; encoded by the coding sequence ATGAGCAGTAGCTATCGAGCAGAGGACATCCAAGTTCTTGGTGGCATTGAAGCTGTCCGCAAACGACCAGGCATGTACATTGGAAGTACAGCAGAACCAGGGCTTCATCACCTTGTGTATGAAGTTACCGACAATAGCATCGATGAGGCTCTTGCAGGCTACTGTACAAAGATTGTTGTTATTATTCACAAGGATAATGCAGTTACGGTTATCGATGACGGTCGTGGAATTCCGGTTGATATCCATCCCAAGTTCAACAAGCCTGCACTCGAGATCATTATGACCAAGCTCCATGCAGGAGGAAAATTTGAGAAAGGGGCTTATCAGGTAAGCGGTGGCTTACATGGGGTTGGCTTATCCGTTGTTAATGCGCTCTCCAAACAATGTATCATTGAAATTAAGCGTGATGGAAAGACCTATCGACAAACCTATGCCCAGGGAAAGGCCATTACAGAACTCGAGGTTATTGGCCCTGCTGAAGGTACAGGAACAAAAGTTACCTTTTATCCTGATGATGAGATCTTTACGGTAACGACCTTTAATTTCGACCTGCTTGCTAAACGAATGCGGGAATTAGCATACCTCAACAAGGGTTTAAATGTCCGACTAAAAGATGAACGAACTGGCCAGGAACTTGAGTTTCAATATGATGGGGGCATTGTTGAGTTTGTTGCCTACCTCAATAAAAATAAAAAGCCCTTTCATGAGCTTATCCATATCGAGAAAGAAAAAAATGGGGTGTATATCGATCTTGCTATGCAGTATAATGAAGCCTATACCGAGAATACACTCTGCTTTGTTAATGATATCAACACCGTCGAAGGAGGAACGCACCTTTCGGGGTTTAAAACTGCACTTACCAGAGGTTTAAACAGTTATCTCGAAAAAGCAAAGGTAGGAGATGATACAAAACTCTCGAGCGATGATGTCCGTGAAGGGCTTTCCACCGTACTTGCATTGAAGGTTCCTAACCCCCAGTTTGAGGGCCAAACAAAAACAAAGCTTGGCAACTCTGAGATAAAAGGTCTTGTTGATTCAATTGTTAGTCAGGCCTTCCAGCAATGGTTAGATGAACATCCGAAGGATGCACGGTTGATTGTTGAAAAGGCATACACCGCTGCCAAAGCACGGGAGGCTGCCAAGAAAGCACGAGAGTTAACGCGAAGAAAGTCTGCCTTAGAAGGATCTTCATTACCAGGAAAACTCGCTGATTGTTCTAATCGGGATCCAGCACAATGTGAAGTGTATCTTGTCGAGGGAGATTCCGCGGGCGGCTCGGCAAAGCAAGGGAGAAATCGAGAGTTTCAAGCAATCCTTCCGTTGCGTGGAAAAATCTTAAATGTCGAAAAAGCTCGCATTAATAAAGTGCTTACCAGTGAAGAGATTGTTACTATTATAACCGCACTAGGCACAGGTATTGGAGAAGACTTCGACCTGGCAAAGCTCCGTTATCACAAAGTTATTATCATGTGTGATGCAGACGTTGATGGACAACACATTACGTGCTTGATTTTGACCTTTTTCTATCGTTACATGCGCCTGATTATTGAAGGAGGGAATCTTTACATCGCTCAACCTCCCCTCTACAAGATAAAGAAAGGAAAGGATGTCTATTATGTATACAGTGATGCAAAAAAAGACGCCCTCCTTAAAGAGATCGGTGAGGAAGGAACGGTTATTCAACGGTATAAGGGCCTTGGTGAGATGAATCCAGACCAGTTATGGGAAACAACCATGGATCCTGTGAATAGGTCATTGAAGCAAGTCACTATTGGAGATGCCATAGAAGCTGATCAGATCTTTGAGATTTTGATGGGCGATGAAGTGGATCCTCGACGAGAGTTTATCGAGGCCCATGCAAAAGAAGTTAAGAATCTTGATATTTAA